In one window of Rathayibacter caricis DSM 15933 DNA:
- a CDS encoding SDR family oxidoreductase → MSRGVAVVTGGTAGLGRATVRELAKRGWDVAVLARGADGLAATVAEIEQAGRRGLGVPTDVADREAVEAAADRVEAELGPIELWVNDAMVGVFGEFLSTEPADFERAVAVNFFGFVNGTRAALSRMTPRGRGHVIQVGSALAHRGIPLQAAYCASKFGARGFTEAVTAELLHSKSRIRLSEVDMPALNTIQFNWVKSQLPHHPQPVPPIYEPEVGAIAIADVADKPRRRTWVGEPTAGTILGDRFAGAFMDWYLARSAFDGQQAPDKKEPMLPNNVYEPVPGDHGARGLFSDKAHTMTPQIWMIRHRAASYAGAAVAAAAGVVGVVAALRRK, encoded by the coding sequence ATGAGCCGCGGAGTCGCCGTCGTCACCGGAGGCACCGCCGGGCTCGGCCGCGCCACGGTGCGCGAGCTCGCGAAGCGCGGATGGGACGTCGCCGTGCTCGCGCGCGGAGCGGACGGGCTCGCGGCCACGGTCGCCGAGATCGAGCAGGCGGGCCGACGCGGTCTCGGAGTGCCGACCGACGTCGCCGACCGCGAGGCCGTCGAGGCCGCGGCCGACCGGGTGGAGGCCGAGCTCGGCCCGATCGAGCTGTGGGTCAACGACGCGATGGTCGGAGTGTTCGGCGAGTTCCTCTCGACCGAGCCCGCCGACTTCGAGCGCGCGGTGGCGGTCAACTTCTTCGGCTTCGTCAACGGCACCCGGGCCGCGCTCTCGCGGATGACCCCGCGCGGCCGCGGTCATGTGATCCAGGTCGGCTCGGCGCTCGCGCACCGCGGCATCCCGCTCCAGGCGGCGTACTGCGCCTCGAAGTTCGGAGCCCGCGGATTCACCGAGGCGGTCACCGCCGAGCTCCTGCACTCCAAGAGCCGCATCCGGCTCTCCGAGGTCGACATGCCGGCGCTGAACACCATCCAGTTCAACTGGGTGAAGTCGCAGCTGCCGCACCACCCGCAGCCCGTCCCGCCGATCTACGAGCCCGAGGTGGGCGCCATCGCGATCGCCGACGTGGCCGACAAGCCGCGCCGTCGCACCTGGGTCGGCGAGCCGACGGCGGGCACGATCCTGGGCGATCGCTTCGCCGGCGCGTTCATGGACTGGTACCTCGCGCGCAGCGCCTTCGACGGCCAGCAGGCGCCCGACAAGAAGGAGCCGATGCTCCCGAACAACGTCTACGAGCCCGTGCCCGGCGACCACGGCGCCCGCGGCCTCTTCAGCGACAAGGCCCACACGATGACTCCGCAGATCTGGATGATCCGGCACCGCGCGGCGAGCTACGCCGGAGCGGCGGTCGCCGCGGCGGCCGGAGTCGTCGGCGTCGTCGCGGCCCTGCGGAGGAAGTGA